The proteins below are encoded in one region of Chroococcidiopsis sp. SAG 2025:
- a CDS encoding VOC family protein produces MSRKIFVNLPVKNLKQSIDFFTKLGFSFNPQFTDETATCMIVSEDIFVMLLTHDKFKSFTPNPICDATKSTEVLTCLSSESREAVDEMVSKAIAAGGNTYNEPQDRGFMYAHGFQDLDGHIWELVYMESSAIQSGEHLTEQYADAQA; encoded by the coding sequence ATGTCTAGAAAAATCTTTGTCAATCTACCTGTCAAGAACCTGAAGCAGTCCATCGACTTTTTTACAAAACTTGGCTTCAGTTTCAACCCCCAATTCACCGATGAGACGGCGACTTGCATGATTGTGAGTGAGGACATCTTTGTCATGCTCTTGACTCACGACAAATTCAAATCCTTCACGCCCAATCCCATCTGTGACGCGACGAAAAGCACTGAAGTGTTGACCTGTTTATCGAGTGAGAGCCGGGAAGCAGTTGATGAGATGGTGAGCAAGGCGATCGCTGCTGGCGGCAACACCTACAACGAACCGCAAGATCGCGGATTTATGTACGCGCATGGCTTCCAGGATTTAGACGGACACATCTGGGAACTCGTGTATATGGAATCCAGTGCCATCCAATCTGGTGAACATCTAACAGAGCAATACGCGGACGCACAAGCATGA
- a CDS encoding SRPBCC domain-containing protein, with protein sequence MNNATTIPDRQLTIARTFDAPRSLVFKVWTQPEHFSRWLGPKDFTAIACHMNVQVGGMYRACIRSPEGTDHWMQGIYREIIDPERLVFTFAWEDENNRPKHETLVTVTFEEQDNKTLMTFQQAIFESTESRNAHNTGWSECFDRLATYLTEL encoded by the coding sequence ATGAATAATGCCACGACAATCCCCGATCGCCAACTCACGATCGCCCGCACATTTGATGCGCCTCGCAGCCTGGTATTCAAAGTTTGGACTCAACCCGAACATTTCTCTCGTTGGTTGGGTCCAAAGGATTTTACGGCGATCGCCTGCCACATGAACGTACAGGTTGGGGGTATGTATCGAGCCTGTATTCGCTCTCCCGAAGGCACCGACCATTGGATGCAGGGTATCTATCGCGAAATCATTGATCCAGAGCGTTTGGTTTTCACGTTTGCCTGGGAGGACGAGAATAACCGACCCAAACATGAAACGCTGGTTACTGTGACGTTTGAGGAACAGGACAACAAAACGTTGATGACGTTCCAGCAAGCCATTTTTGAATCCACTGAATCACGGAATGCTCACAACACAGGTTGGTCAGAATGTTTCGATCGCCTTGCAACCTATTTAACCGAACTGTGA
- a CDS encoding VOC family protein — translation MKSNPIVWCEIYVQDMDRAKSFYESVFQMKLEKLESPGMDMWAFPMAMDKVGASGALVKMEGVKSGESGTIPYFHCDEVAIELERVVAAGGQIQQPKTSIGQYGFMALIVDTEGNMIGLHMPPNEMK, via the coding sequence ATGAAATCTAATCCCATTGTTTGGTGTGAAATTTATGTCCAGGACATGGATCGGGCAAAAAGTTTTTACGAGTCTGTGTTTCAGATGAAGCTGGAGAAGCTCGAAAGTCCTGGAATGGATATGTGGGCATTTCCGATGGCTATGGATAAAGTTGGTGCGTCTGGTGCATTGGTCAAGATGGAAGGGGTCAAGTCTGGTGAGAGCGGCACGATACCCTATTTCCACTGTGATGAGGTGGCTATAGAATTAGAGCGTGTCGTTGCCGCTGGTGGTCAAATCCAACAGCCAAAAACATCGATCGGTCAATATGGATTCATGGCCTTGATTGTCGATACAGAAGGAAATATGATTGGCTTACATATGCCACCCAATGAGATGAAGTGA
- a CDS encoding dual specificity protein phosphatase family protein: MYKFAAASGNELIVFGSARPGYSNEQVTEWIEFMQNQNIKRVCCLLPESQLSRYANLLDIYRQTFGLDRICWTPIKDFHFATPEILIHQILPFLATANQEDEKVVVHCSGGIGRTGHILAAWLVAGRGLSNKAAIDAVKQTGKNPYEAVIAAPFKGRNPWKVAAELNLLLDECNRWRGNKNLALLNSGMNHCGTGTSPNLR; the protein is encoded by the coding sequence ATGTATAAATTTGCTGCTGCTTCGGGGAATGAACTGATCGTGTTTGGCTCCGCTCGTCCTGGATATAGTAACGAGCAAGTCACTGAGTGGATTGAATTTATGCAAAATCAGAACATCAAGCGGGTGTGCTGTTTGCTTCCTGAATCTCAACTGTCTCGCTATGCCAATCTACTGGATATTTATCGACAAACTTTTGGACTCGATCGCATATGTTGGACACCGATCAAGGATTTCCACTTTGCCACCCCCGAAATTCTCATCCACCAAATTTTACCGTTCTTAGCGACTGCTAATCAGGAGGATGAAAAGGTCGTTGTTCATTGTTCTGGTGGCATTGGGCGCACGGGACATATTTTGGCAGCTTGGCTTGTGGCTGGACGAGGACTCTCTAACAAAGCCGCGATCGATGCTGTTAAGCAAACTGGAAAAAATCCTTACGAAGCAGTTATCGCCGCCCCATTCAAAGGACGCAATCCGTGGAAAGTTGCTGCGGAACTCAACCTGCTACTTGATGAATGCAATCGATGGAGGGGCAATAAAAATCTGGCGTTGCTGAATAGTGGTATGAATCATTGCGGCACAGGCACCTCTCCAAATTTGAGATAG
- a CDS encoding IS1 family transposase: MTVLVAVRCPHCQSSEVVRHGKSTNGKQRFRCLEPECPYQTFSLNSAYPGRNREVKQQIVEMTLNGSGVRDIARVLRISTSTVIRELKKTRLPQTR; this comes from the coding sequence ATGACAGTTTTAGTGGCGGTTCGTTGTCCCCATTGCCAAAGTAGTGAAGTAGTTAGGCATGGAAAATCAACTAATGGCAAGCAACGCTTCCGTTGTCTGGAACCAGAATGCCCATATCAGACTTTTAGCTTGAACTCTGCTTACCCTGGACGGAACCGAGAAGTAAAGCAGCAAATAGTGGAGATGACACTCAATGGGAGTGGAGTAAGAGATATTGCCAGGGTTTTGCGTATCAGCACCTCAACAGTTATTCGGGAATTAAAAAAAACTCGCTTACCTCAAACCCGTTAA
- a CDS encoding DoxX family protein, which produces MTMIQTKPTLLSGILQSTASESRAFQIVWTFFRVLVGLLMIHNGFSKLADVQGFANGVVSFIGFPYPRFFTYCAAYAEIVSSILLALGLFTRLNALILLFTMLTAVSFHLKKDGWQIPPLETASLYAMWFGFFLVNGGGLFSLDTAIARWLRKS; this is translated from the coding sequence ATGACTATGATTCAAACGAAGCCAACGTTACTGAGCGGCATCCTGCAATCCACAGCGAGCGAAAGCCGCGCTTTTCAGATTGTTTGGACGTTTTTTCGAGTATTGGTGGGCTTATTAATGATCCATAACGGATTTAGCAAGCTGGCGGATGTACAGGGTTTTGCCAATGGGGTTGTGAGTTTTATTGGCTTTCCATACCCGAGATTTTTTACCTATTGTGCTGCCTACGCTGAAATTGTGAGTTCTATTCTGCTAGCACTTGGATTATTCACTCGACTGAATGCCTTGATATTGTTATTCACAATGCTAACTGCTGTCAGCTTCCATCTCAAAAAAGATGGTTGGCAGATTCCACCGCTGGAAACGGCTTCCCTCTATGCCATGTGGTTTGGCTTCTTCCTGGTCAATGGTGGCGGGTTATTCTCCCTAGATACGGCGATCGCACGATGGCTGAGAAAATCATAA
- a CDS encoding type II toxin-antitoxin system RelE/ParE family toxin — MKVQEYIRADGSSPYQKWFNSLDATAAVKVTVAKSRLELGNTSNVKWFDGIGEYKIDWGPGYRIYLAQDGKQLIVLFAGGTKKSQQSDIEQAKQLYQEYHRRKKEASELKQQTTAEKKHKKRKR, encoded by the coding sequence ATGAAAGTCCAAGAATACATTAGAGCGGATGGTTCGAGTCCCTACCAAAAATGGTTTAACAGTTTGGATGCCACAGCCGCAGTGAAAGTAACGGTTGCCAAGTCTCGTCTGGAGTTGGGCAACACGTCAAACGTAAAGTGGTTCGATGGAATTGGCGAATACAAAATTGACTGGGGACCTGGGTATCGGATTTACCTAGCTCAAGACGGCAAGCAGCTGATAGTTTTATTTGCTGGCGGAACCAAGAAAAGCCAGCAATCTGACATCGAGCAAGCGAAACAACTCTACCAGGAGTACCATCGGCGGAAGAAAGAAGCGAGCGAACTTAAACAGCAAACGACTGCGGAAAAAAAGCACAAGAAAAGGAAACGATAA
- a CDS encoding Rha family transcriptional regulator has protein sequence MTNVIVIERDGTLVVDSRLIADRLAIAHKNLLATLDKYKQRTESAFGEIAFETRKSERGKPERLAWLTEEQATFLMTLSRNTDKVVQCKLELVEAFAKAKRVIEQVIPAQAQEIERLKLELELARARDSAARSEDAAAQSQQRLLAVSQAIATLHGSGMVALILGKPDAVVERVTQVETTILCNERGQPIKSYTGLSKTRLAKRYGMKKAADVVTWLESIGRIDFLQSALTTTPCQYVPIELIPELDRLWASKEGSRQRLLGE, from the coding sequence ATGACTAACGTGATAGTTATCGAGCGTGATGGCACTCTAGTTGTTGACTCGCGCTTAATCGCCGATAGGTTAGCAATTGCTCATAAGAATTTGCTAGCAACTCTTGATAAGTATAAGCAACGCACCGAGTCAGCATTTGGAGAAATCGCGTTTGAAACGCGAAAATCAGAACGGGGTAAGCCGGAGCGATTGGCTTGGCTCACGGAGGAGCAAGCAACATTTTTAATGACTCTCAGCCGCAATACTGACAAAGTAGTGCAGTGCAAGCTTGAATTAGTAGAAGCCTTTGCTAAAGCCAAAAGAGTTATTGAACAAGTCATTCCTGCACAAGCTCAAGAAATCGAGCGTCTTAAACTCGAACTAGAGCTAGCTCGTGCCAGAGATAGTGCTGCTCGCTCTGAAGACGCTGCTGCCCAAAGTCAACAACGGCTACTAGCAGTGAGTCAGGCAATTGCCACCCTGCACGGTTCGGGGATGGTGGCGCTGATTCTAGGTAAGCCAGATGCAGTCGTCGAGCGCGTCACCCAAGTGGAAACAACAATTCTGTGCAACGAGCGCGGTCAACCAATCAAAAGCTATACAGGACTGTCCAAGACAAGGCTAGCAAAGCGTTATGGCATGAAAAAAGCGGCTGATGTCGTAACTTGGCTCGAATCCATCGGGAGAATAGATTTCCTCCAGAGCGCATTAACCACTACCCCCTGTCAATACGTGCCGATAGAGTTGATTCCAGAGCTGGATCGCCTGTGGGCTTCAAAGGAAGGTTCAAGACAGCGCCTATTGGGGGAGTAA
- a CDS encoding helix-turn-helix domain-containing protein, giving the protein MSNFCDFRRLCKALSCQPGDLLVYEDDADWNDECEGMTQSKEFHTDRDAIEDRPSQQRRQSRSAIVIVSELPESA; this is encoded by the coding sequence ATCTCTAACTTTTGTGACTTTAGACGATTGTGTAAAGCTTTGAGCTGTCAACCAGGTGACTTATTAGTTTATGAAGACGATGCCGATTGGAACGACGAATGCGAAGGGATGACTCAATCAAAGGAATTTCACACGGATAGAGATGCGATCGAAGATCGCCCTTCTCAACAACGTCGGCAATCACGCTCCGCGATTGTCATTGTTTCTGAATTGCCAGAATCTGCCTAA
- a CDS encoding helix-turn-helix domain-containing protein, which translates to MPVKVLLQEVRKSRGFSQNDLARMIRMSPQNIQKLSREMPNL; encoded by the coding sequence ATGCCAGTGAAAGTTCTGCTTCAGGAGGTTAGGAAATCTCGCGGATTCTCCCAAAATGACCTAGCTCGTATGATTCGGATGTCTCCTCAAAATATTCAAAAATTGAGCAGGGAGATGCCAAATCTCTAA